A genomic segment from Triticum dicoccoides isolate Atlit2015 ecotype Zavitan chromosome 1A, WEW_v2.0, whole genome shotgun sequence encodes:
- the LOC119281974 gene encoding protein YIPF1 homolog: MDEGYASLPTSHLLGSVPAVVVAPDERKPGAPAEVGNAAATSRLQQFPPAPAANGGGYQPPGSPLGGDVETQTNWKGYFNVASYTPYFNVDTDVVVDRLISSVYPMEGFFRKIDANPDMYGPLWITTTLIFMLAAFGNFATYLMQRKSDLNIWNFDVSYFSLAASVMYGYAIVVPAAFFFLFQYFGSRPSLIRFWCMWGYSLFIFVPASILLLIPVEFLRWVIIAGAGGASSWFIFLNLKECTEGADMMALIASASVLQFALALFIKVFFFA; this comes from the exons ATGGACGAGGGCTACGCCAGCCTCCCCACCAGCCACCTCCTCGGCTCCGTCCCC gctgtggttgTGGCTCCCGATGAGAGGAAGCCCGGTGCCCCGGCCGAAG TTGGAAATGCCGCTGCCACCTCGCGCCTGCAGCAGTTTCCGCCTGCTCCTGCTGCCAACGGAGGAGGTTACCAGCCTCCAGGGAGTCCTCTAG GTGGAGATGTAGAAACACAGACAAACTGGAAAGGATACTTCAATGTTGCCTCTTATACTCCATATTTCAATGTTGATACTGATGTCGTTGTTGACAGACTTATCAGTTCAGTTTATCCAATGGAGGGATTTTTCAGGAAGATAGATGCTAATCCTGACAT GTATGGGCCCTTATGGATTACCACTACACTGATATTCATGCTGGCTGCATTCGGAAACTTTGCCACTTATCTAATGCAAAGGAAAAGTGATCTGAACATATGGAACTTTGATGTTAGCTATTTCAGTTTGGCGGCATCAGTCATGTACGGTTATGCTATCGTGGTACCTGCTGCATTCTTTTTCCTGTTTCAGTACTTTGGATCACGCCCAAGCCTTATCCGGTTTTGGTGTATGTGGGGCTATTCTCTGTTTATCTTCGTACCAGCATCT ATACTGCTACTTATTCCTGTGGAATTTCTTCGCTGGGTCATCATAGCTGGTGCTGGTGGTGCATCATCTTGGTTCATCTTTTTAAACTTGAAGGAATGCACCGAAGGAGCTGATATGATGGCTTTGATCGCAAGTGCATCAGTGCTGCAGTTTGCTCTGGCACTGTTCATCAAAGTTTTCTTTTTTGCCTGA
- the LOC119353954 gene encoding uncharacterized protein At2g39795, mitochondrial-like, with amino-acid sequence MDGDVQLAIASALRRAPRAAAAARALLAALGSPRSGRVGPPHPRAAPVAPLSSLSAPKPSAVADAQLLRVITYEISRAQLDCRNRNWAKELGEGFPFEIRDKEGTSRITLTRTHQDERIEVEALLPSPVAGAAQDDGEQEEDDQAEDGKKQSQAGGGVPNQYCIPLTVRIRKGVGAASCLEIGCRSYPTGFVIERLEFGSSDESAGGTAFSGIPGELQKALHLYLGSRGISAHFTDFMHAYMITKECHEYLSWLRELKGLVKG; translated from the exons ATGGACGGTGATGTCCAG TTGGCCATCGCCTCCGCCCTACGCCGCGCCCccagggcggcggcggccgcgcgCGCCCTTCTCGCCGCCCTGGGCAGCCCACGCAGCGGACGCGTCGGCCCTCCCCACCCTCGCgcggcgcccgtcgcccctctctcctccctctccgcccCGAAGCCGAGCGCCGTCGCCGACGCCCAACTCCTCCGGGTCATAACCTACGAGATCTCCCGCGCCCAGCTCGACTGCAGGAACCGCAACTGG GCGAAGGAACTAGGGGAAGGCTTCCCCTTCGAGATCAGAGACAAGGAGGGCACCAGCAGGATAACGCTCACGAGGACCCATCAGGACGAGCGGATCGAGGTGGAGGCGCTCCTGCCCAGCCCCGTCGCCGGAGCTGCGCAAGACGACGGCGAGCAGGAAGAGGATGACCAAGCTGAAGACGGCAAGAAACAGAGCCAGGCCGGTGGCGGTGTCCCAAACCAGTACTGCATCCCACTCACTGTGAGGATTCGCAAAGGAGTAGGAGCGGCTTCATGCTTGGAGATCGGCTGCCGCTCCTACCCCACGGGGTTCGTCATCGAGAGGCTGGAGTTTGGATCGAGCGATGAATCTGCTGGTGGAACTGCTTTCAG CGGCATTCCTGGGGAGCTTCAGAAGGCTTTGCATCTCTACTTGGGAAGTAGGGGCATCTCGGCGCATTTTACCGACTTCATGCATGCTTACATGATAACCAAGGAGTGCCATGAGTACTTGTCCTGGTTGAGAGAACTCAAAGGTCTGGTAAAGGGTTGA